A genomic segment from Saimiri boliviensis isolate mSaiBol1 chromosome 14, mSaiBol1.pri, whole genome shotgun sequence encodes:
- the TTC9B gene encoding tetratricopeptide repeat protein 9B, which translates to MQRGALSPVLMLSAAPEPPPRPPPALSPPGPGSGSRHGSTRPGPTPEPSGSLGAALDSSLRAAVAFKAEGQRCYREKKFREAIGKYHRALLQLKAAQGARPGGLPAPAPGPTSGPGPARLSEEQRRLVESTEVECYDSLTACLLQSELVNYERVREYCLKVLEKQQGNFKATYRAGIAFYHLGDYARALRYLQEARSREPTDTNVLRYIQLTQLKMNRCSLQREDSGAGAQTRDVIG; encoded by the exons ATGCAGCGCGGTGCGCTGTCCCCGGTGCTGATGCTCAGCGCTGCCCCGGAGCCTCCGCCGCGGCCACCTCCCGCCCTGTCCCCACCGGGCCCGGGCTCTGGCTCCCGCCATGGCTCGACTCGTCCCGGTCCTACCCCAGAGCCGTCGGGGAGCCTGGGCGCGGCACTCGACAGCAGCCTGCGCGCCGCCGTGGCGTTCAAGGCGGAGGGCCAGCGCTGCTACCGAGAGAAGAAGTTCCGGGAGGCCATCGGCAAGTACCACCGAGCGCTGCTGCAGCTGAAGGCGGCGCAGGGGGCCCGCCCTGGCGGCCTGCCCGCTCCCGCCCCTGGGCCCACCAGCGGCCCCGGGCCGGCGCGCCTCAGCGAGGAGCAGCGGCGCCTGGTGGAGAGCACGGAGGTGGAGTGTTATGATTCTCTCACAG CTTGCCTGCTACAGTCAGAGCTGGTGAACTACGAGCGCGTGCGCGAGTACTGTCTCAAGGTGCTGGAGAAGCAGCAGGGCAATTTCAAGGCCACCTACCGCGCCGGCATTGCCTTCTACCACCTAGGTGACTACGCACGCGCATTGCGCTACCTGCAGGAGGCCCGCAGCCGGGAGCCCACAG ACACCAACGTGCTCCGCTACATCCAGCTGACTCAGCTGAAGATGAACCGTTGCAGCCTCCAGCGGGAAGACAGTGGAGCTGGGGCCCAGACTCGGGATGTGATTGGCTGA